A section of the Leptotrichia buccalis C-1013-b genome encodes:
- the mgtE gene encoding magnesium transporter produces MKEIIETLLKEKKYFEIKKQLNELNAVEISDILNQFKIPELVIMIFRLLKKDKAADVFPYLDSEHQEMIIHTSTDIETREIFDKLYFDDIVDIIEEMPFDVVKKILKNTDKKDRHLINQLLKYPDNSAGSIMTTEYVDFQKNMTVSEAIELLRKTGKDKENIYTCYVTSENGKLEGVLSLKELIAKKDNIAIEDIMNKNFISVHTDDDQEVVADLFKKYDFIVMPVVDHEGRILGIITIDDVMDVVDQEVTEDFHKMAGITSPTDDSYLKTNIFTMARQRIGWLAVLMISDTISGNIIQGYEKVLAKSIILTAFIPMLMSSGGNVGSQSSTVVIRSLALGEISPKDAFKVLRKEISIGIMVSIVLSILNFIRLITLEKINPTIAFIVSITLVFTIIISKIVGALLPLGAKILKSDPAVMATPLITTISDAVTLVIYFKFATTFLKL; encoded by the coding sequence ATGAAAGAAATAATTGAAACTCTTTTAAAAGAAAAAAAATATTTTGAAATAAAAAAACAGTTAAACGAATTAAATGCAGTTGAAATTTCTGATATATTAAACCAGTTCAAAATACCTGAACTTGTAATAATGATTTTTAGACTGCTAAAGAAAGATAAAGCGGCAGATGTGTTTCCTTATTTGGATTCAGAACATCAAGAAATGATTATTCATACATCAACTGATATTGAGACACGTGAAATATTTGATAAGCTGTACTTTGACGATATTGTTGACATTATTGAGGAAATGCCTTTTGATGTTGTAAAAAAAATATTGAAAAATACTGACAAAAAAGATCGGCATCTAATAAATCAGCTATTAAAATATCCTGACAATTCAGCAGGAAGCATTATGACAACTGAATACGTTGATTTTCAAAAAAACATGACTGTTTCAGAAGCAATTGAATTATTGAGAAAAACAGGAAAAGATAAAGAAAATATATATACATGCTATGTTACAAGCGAAAATGGAAAACTTGAGGGAGTACTTTCACTCAAAGAATTAATTGCAAAAAAAGATAATATAGCAATTGAAGATATTATGAACAAAAATTTTATAAGTGTTCATACTGATGATGATCAGGAAGTTGTTGCAGATTTGTTCAAAAAGTATGATTTTATCGTTATGCCAGTTGTGGATCATGAAGGCAGAATTTTAGGAATCATTACAATAGATGACGTAATGGATGTAGTAGATCAGGAAGTTACAGAAGATTTTCATAAAATGGCAGGGATTACTTCCCCCACTGATGACTCTTACTTAAAGACAAATATTTTCACAATGGCAAGACAAAGAATTGGATGGCTTGCAGTTCTTATGATTTCTGACACAATTTCAGGAAATATAATACAAGGCTATGAAAAGGTACTTGCAAAATCAATTATCCTGACAGCATTTATTCCAATGCTAATGTCAAGCGGAGGAAATGTAGGATCACAATCGTCAACAGTTGTAATCCGTTCATTAGCACTAGGAGAAATTTCTCCAAAAGATGCCTTCAAAGTACTTAGAAAAGAGATTTCAATTGGTATAATGGTTTCAATAGTTTTGTCAATCTTGAACTTTATAAGACTAATTACTTTAGAAAAAATAAATCCGACAATCGCTTTTATAGTCTCAATAACTCTTGTATTTACAATAATAATCTCAAAAATAGTAGGAGCATTGCTTCCACTTGGTGCAAAAATTTTAAAATCAGATCCAGCTGTTATGGCAACTCCTTTAATAACGACTATTTCAGATGCTGTAACACTTGTTATTTACTTTAAATTTGCTACAACATTTTTAAAACTTTAA
- the lacG gene encoding 6-phospho-beta-galactosidase has protein sequence MSKKLPEDFIFGGATAAYQAEGAIKIDGKGPVAWDKFLEENYWYTAEPASDFYHQYPVDLKLCEEFGINGIRISIAWSRIFPNGYGEVNPKGVEFYHKLFAECKKRKVEPFVTLHHFDTPEVLHSNGDFLNRENIEHFVNYAKFCFEEFSEVNYWTTFNEIGPIGDGQYLVGKFPPGIKYDFEKLFQSHHNMVLAHAKAVNLFKKNGYHGEIGMVCALPTKYPYDPNNPKDVRAAELDDIIHNKFILDATFKGEYSKNTMEGVNHILQVNGGKLDLREEDFEELKAAKDLNDFLGINYYMSDWMAEYDGETEIIHNATGNKGSSKYQIKGVGQRKANESIPRTDWDWIIYPQGLYDQISRVKKDYPNYKKIYITENGLGYKDVFEDNTVYDDARIDYIRQHLEVISDAIKDGANVKGYFLWSLMDVFSWSNGYEKRYGLFYVDFETQKRYPKKSAYWYKKVSETKEV, from the coding sequence ATGTCAAAAAAATTACCAGAAGATTTTATCTTTGGAGGAGCAACAGCGGCATATCAGGCTGAAGGCGCAATCAAAATTGATGGGAAGGGACCAGTTGCATGGGATAAATTTTTAGAAGAAAATTATTGGTATACGGCAGAACCTGCGAGTGATTTTTATCATCAATATCCAGTCGATTTGAAACTTTGCGAAGAATTCGGTATAAATGGAATAAGAATTTCAATAGCATGGTCAAGAATTTTTCCAAATGGCTATGGAGAAGTAAATCCAAAAGGAGTAGAATTTTATCATAAATTATTTGCAGAATGTAAAAAAAGAAAAGTAGAACCTTTTGTAACTCTTCACCATTTTGATACACCAGAAGTTTTGCACTCCAACGGAGATTTTTTAAATCGTGAAAATATAGAGCACTTTGTAAATTATGCGAAATTCTGTTTTGAAGAATTTAGTGAAGTAAACTATTGGACAACATTTAATGAAATAGGACCAATTGGAGATGGTCAATATCTTGTTGGGAAATTTCCTCCAGGAATAAAATATGATTTTGAAAAATTGTTTCAGTCACATCATAATATGGTTTTAGCACACGCAAAAGCAGTTAATTTATTTAAGAAAAATGGCTATCACGGAGAAATAGGAATGGTTTGTGCTTTGCCAACAAAATATCCCTATGATCCAAATAATCCAAAAGATGTTAGAGCCGCTGAACTGGACGATATTATCCATAATAAATTTATTTTAGATGCAACTTTTAAAGGTGAATATTCAAAGAATACAATGGAAGGTGTAAATCATATTTTGCAAGTTAATGGCGGAAAATTAGATTTAAGAGAAGAAGACTTTGAAGAATTGAAAGCTGCAAAAGATTTGAATGATTTTCTTGGAATAAACTATTATATGAGTGACTGGATGGCTGAATATGATGGCGAAACTGAAATTATTCACAATGCAACAGGAAATAAAGGAAGTTCCAAATATCAGATAAAAGGGGTAGGGCAAAGAAAAGCCAATGAAAGTATTCCAAGAACTGACTGGGACTGGATAATTTATCCGCAAGGTCTTTATGATCAAATCTCAAGAGTTAAAAAAGATTATCCAAATTACAAAAAAATCTATATTACTGAAAATGGTTTAGGCTATAAAGATGTTTTTGAAGATAATACAGTATATGATGATGCAAGAATAGATTACATAAGACAACATTTGGAAGTAATTTCAGATGCAATAAAAGATGGAGCGAATGTAAAAGGATATTTCTTATGGTCATTAATGGATGTATTTTCTTGGTCTAATGGTTATGAAAAAAGATATGGATTATTTTATGTTGACTTTGAAACACAAAAACGTTATCCGAAGAAAAGTGCTTACTGGTATAAAAAAGTATCAGAAACAAAAGAAGTCTAA
- a CDS encoding lactose-specific PTS transporter subunit EIIC, translating to MKKLIEFIEKGKPFFEKLSRNIYLRAIRDGFIAGMPVILFSSIFILIAYVPNAFGFFWPKNIEALLMKPYSYSMGILAFLVAGTTAKSLTDSVNRSMPATNQINYLSTLLASMVGLLLLAADPTKDGISTGFLGTKGLLTAFLAAFITVTIYKFCVKNEVTIKMPSEVPPNISQVFKDVIPFTLSIVLLYVLEILVRHFIGTGVAEAVGKLFGPLFSAADGYVGITIIFGAYAFFWFVGIHGPSIVEPAIAVVTYANIDANLNLMRAGQHADKILTSGTQMFIVTMGGTGATLIVPFMFMWLCKSKRNKAIGRASAVPTFFGVNEPILFGAPIVLNPVFFIPFIFAPVVNVWIFKIFIDVLGMNSFTANLPWTTPGPLGIILGTNLQVLSFILAALLIVVDFIIYYPFIKVYDKQILEEERLGTTNNELKEKVAANFNTKKADNILEKAGVEKTGAVKNNITKETNVLVLCAGGGTSGLLANALNKAAKEFDVPVKAAAGGYGAHREILPEFDLVILAPQVASNFEDMKAETDKLGIKLAKTEGAQYISLTRDGKGALDFVQAQFQD from the coding sequence ATGAAAAAACTGATTGAATTTATAGAAAAAGGAAAGCCTTTTTTTGAAAAATTATCTCGGAATATATATTTAAGAGCAATTCGTGATGGTTTTATAGCTGGTATGCCAGTTATACTATTTTCTAGTATTTTTATCTTAATTGCTTATGTTCCAAATGCTTTTGGATTTTTTTGGCCAAAAAATATAGAAGCTTTATTAATGAAACCATACAGTTACTCTATGGGAATCTTAGCATTTTTAGTAGCAGGAACAACAGCTAAATCATTAACAGATTCTGTAAATCGTTCTATGCCAGCAACTAATCAGATTAATTATCTTTCTACACTGTTAGCCTCAATGGTTGGATTGCTGTTATTAGCGGCAGATCCAACTAAAGATGGAATTTCAACTGGATTCTTAGGTACAAAAGGACTTTTAACTGCATTTTTAGCAGCATTTATAACTGTAACAATTTATAAATTCTGTGTAAAGAATGAAGTAACTATAAAAATGCCATCAGAGGTTCCGCCTAATATTTCACAAGTTTTTAAAGATGTAATACCGTTTACTTTATCAATAGTGTTGCTTTATGTTCTTGAGATTCTTGTGCGTCACTTTATTGGAACAGGAGTTGCAGAAGCAGTAGGTAAACTTTTTGGACCGTTATTTTCAGCGGCAGATGGATATGTAGGAATTACTATTATATTTGGAGCTTATGCTTTCTTCTGGTTTGTCGGAATTCATGGGCCTTCAATTGTAGAACCTGCTATTGCAGTTGTTACTTATGCTAATATAGATGCAAATTTAAACCTTATGAGAGCTGGACAGCATGCAGATAAAATTTTGACTTCAGGAACACAAATGTTCATAGTTACAATGGGAGGAACTGGAGCTACTTTAATTGTGCCATTTATGTTTATGTGGCTTTGTAAATCTAAGAGAAATAAAGCTATTGGACGTGCTTCAGCTGTACCGACATTCTTTGGGGTAAATGAACCAATTCTATTTGGTGCTCCAATTGTATTAAACCCGGTATTCTTTATACCATTTATCTTTGCACCAGTAGTGAATGTGTGGATTTTTAAAATATTTATAGATGTACTTGGAATGAACAGTTTTACTGCTAATCTTCCATGGACAACTCCAGGACCATTGGGAATAATACTGGGAACCAATCTTCAGGTATTATCGTTTATTTTAGCGGCACTTTTAATTGTTGTGGACTTTATTATTTATTATCCATTTATAAAAGTATACGATAAACAAATTCTCGAAGAAGAACGTCTAGGAACTACAAATAACGAATTAAAAGAAAAAGTCGCCGCAAATTTCAACACTAAAAAAGCAGATAACATTCTTGAAAAAGCTGGTGTTGAAAAAACTGGTGCCGTTAAAAATAATATAACAAAAGAAACAAATGTGCTTGTATTATGTGCTGGTGGAGGAACAAGTGGACTTTTAGCAAATGCTTTAAATAAGGCAGCAAAGGAATTTGATGTTCCTGTTAAAGCCGCAGCAGGTGGATATGGTGCACATCGTGAAATACTTCCTGAATTTGATTTAGTTATTCTTGCGCCACAAGTTGCATCAAATTTTGAAGATATGAAAGCAGAAACTGATAAGTTAGGAATTAAATTAGCAAAAACCGAAGGGGCTCAATATATTAGTTTGACCCGTGACGGTAAAGGTGCATTAGACTTTGTGCAAGCACAATTTCAAGATTAA
- the mgtE gene encoding magnesium transporter produces MENNTIQKLINEKKYFEIRKYLNNLNTVEVSELLNQFESSELIMIFRLLSKNRAADVFSYLDTEHQEMIINTMTDVETKNIFDELYFDDIVDIIEEMPSNVVKKILKNTDAKDRHTINLLLKYPDNSAGSIMTTEYMDLKKDMKVSQAIAKIRDTVENMENIYTCYVISEDRKLEGVISLKELITNEDDTIVGNIMNRNFVSVHTNDDQENVAEIIKKYNLIVLPVTDIENRLLGIITIDDIMDVVEQEATEDFHKMAGITPVEESYLKTSAFTMARQRISWLIILMISATFTGRIIKSYEDVLQSVVILSSFIPMLMDTGGNAGAQSSTIVIRALALGEVNAKDTFRILRKEFFISFIVAVVLAAINFLRIMTLTKTPLNVALTVSITLIFVVMISKIIGAFLPVVAKTFKMDPAIMAGPLITTILDALTLSIYFKFATIFLSNMIK; encoded by the coding sequence GTGGAAAACAACACCATTCAAAAACTTATAAATGAAAAAAAATATTTTGAAATTAGAAAATATTTGAACAATTTAAATACTGTTGAAGTTTCGGAACTGTTAAATCAGTTTGAATCTTCTGAATTAATAATGATTTTTAGACTACTTTCTAAAAATAGGGCAGCGGATGTATTTTCATATCTAGATACAGAGCATCAGGAAATGATTATTAACACTATGACTGATGTGGAAACAAAAAATATATTTGATGAGCTTTATTTTGACGATATTGTTGATATTATTGAAGAAATGCCATCAAATGTAGTAAAAAAGATTTTGAAAAATACTGATGCGAAAGATAGACATACAATAAATCTTTTGTTAAAATATCCTGACAATTCAGCTGGAAGTATTATGACAACTGAATATATGGATTTGAAAAAGGATATGAAAGTATCTCAAGCGATTGCTAAAATTAGGGATACTGTGGAAAATATGGAAAATATCTATACTTGTTACGTAATTAGCGAGGACAGAAAACTGGAAGGAGTAATTTCCCTAAAAGAATTAATTACAAACGAAGATGATACAATTGTGGGAAATATTATGAATCGTAATTTTGTAAGTGTTCATACAAATGATGATCAGGAAAATGTTGCTGAAATAATTAAAAAATATAATTTGATTGTACTTCCAGTTACAGATATAGAAAATAGGCTTCTCGGAATAATTACGATTGACGATATAATGGACGTTGTAGAACAAGAAGCGACAGAAGATTTCCACAAAATGGCGGGAATTACACCAGTTGAGGAATCTTACCTCAAAACAAGCGCTTTTACCATGGCAAGACAAAGAATTAGCTGGCTTATTATACTTATGATTTCTGCAACTTTTACAGGAAGAATTATAAAAAGCTATGAAGATGTGCTGCAATCAGTAGTTATCTTATCTTCATTCATCCCAATGCTCATGGATACTGGAGGAAATGCAGGAGCGCAATCTTCAACTATTGTAATACGTGCTTTAGCATTAGGAGAAGTTAATGCAAAAGATACTTTTAGGATATTAAGAAAAGAGTTTTTTATTTCGTTTATAGTAGCCGTCGTTCTGGCAGCAATTAATTTTCTAAGAATTATGACCTTGACAAAAACACCTTTAAATGTTGCTTTAACTGTTTCAATTACCCTCATTTTTGTAGTTATGATTTCCAAAATAATAGGCGCATTTTTACCTGTTGTTGCAAAAACGTTTAAAATGGATCCCGCAATTATGGCAGGCCCTCTAATAACTACAATTTTAGACGCTTTGACTCTTTCTATTTATTTTAAGTTTGCAACTATATTTTTAAGCAATATGATTAAGTAA
- a CDS encoding PTS lactose/cellobiose transporter subunit IIA: protein MTKEDVTMIGFEIVAYAGDARSKLMIALNKAQNGEFEEAEKLVKEAEECLVGAHNSQTDILAKEAAGEDLEMSFIMIHGQDHLMTTILLKELMKHLIELYKRGAK, encoded by the coding sequence ATGACTAAAGAAGATGTTACAATGATTGGATTTGAAATAGTAGCTTATGCAGGAGATGCAAGATCTAAATTAATGATTGCATTAAATAAAGCTCAAAATGGAGAGTTTGAGGAAGCAGAAAAGTTAGTAAAAGAAGCTGAGGAATGTCTGGTTGGTGCTCATAATTCACAAACAGATATTTTAGCTAAAGAAGCGGCTGGAGAAGATTTAGAAATGAGTTTTATTATGATTCATGGACAAGATCATTTGATGACAACAATATTATTGAAAGAATTAATGAAACATTTAATAGAATTATATAAAAGAGGAGCAAAGTAA
- a CDS encoding type II toxin-antitoxin system Phd/YefM family antitoxin: MKVELDNLVSMKEANQNFSKVARMVDKDGAVVILKNNIPKYILVDYNLTKEVEKKPVKFAEDNELEMVSSKILKKYKKTFEELAK, from the coding sequence ATGAAAGTAGAATTAGACAACTTAGTTTCGATGAAGGAAGCTAATCAAAATTTTTCTAAAGTAGCAAGAATGGTCGATAAAGATGGAGCTGTTGTTATTTTAAAGAATAATATTCCAAAATATATTTTAGTCGATTACAATTTAACAAAAGAAGTTGAGAAAAAGCCAGTAAAATTTGCGGAAGATAATGAACTGGAAATGGTTTCTTCTAAGATTTTAAAAAAATATAAAAAAACATTTGAGGAATTGGCGAAATGA
- a CDS encoding CopY/TcrY family copper transport repressor, translated as MKENCKIDKKQHITDAEWEVMRVVWANSEVTSKFVTEVLCEKMNWKQATIKTLLNRLLEKNILKKREIGNKYIYSTDFTEKEVANNYILGTFDKICKTKVGEMIGKVIENSELSFDDLDLILKAVEEKRKTAVEEVLCDCVEGQCNCEHNGHKHI; from the coding sequence GTGAAAGAAAACTGCAAAATTGATAAAAAACAGCATATAACCGATGCAGAATGGGAAGTAATGCGAGTTGTGTGGGCAAATAGCGAAGTTACGAGCAAGTTTGTGACAGAGGTGCTTTGTGAGAAAATGAACTGGAAACAGGCTACAATAAAGACGCTGTTGAATCGGCTGCTGGAAAAGAATATTTTGAAAAAGAGGGAAATTGGGAACAAGTATATTTATTCGACGGATTTTACGGAAAAAGAAGTTGCTAACAATTATATATTGGGAACTTTTGATAAAATTTGTAAAACGAAAGTTGGAGAAATGATTGGGAAAGTTATTGAGAACAGTGAACTGAGTTTTGACGACTTGGATTTGATTTTAAAGGCTGTAGAGGAAAAGAGGAAAACGGCTGTGGAAGAAGTTTTGTGTGATTGTGTTGAAGGGCAGTGTAATTGTGAACATAATGGGCATAAGCATATTTAA
- a CDS encoding heavy metal translocating P-type ATPase — MTEKNYTVTGMSCAACANAVEKALNKNNDINASVNIATEKLNIEYDEKKYDFDKIREIVKSAGYGLVEDMTEDKKLELYQEKITSLKNRLILAIIFVVPLLYISMGHMLGATLPEFLNPKVNPLNFALAQFVLTLPIIYAGRDFFSHGFKNLVRKSPTMDSLIAIGATAAVLYGIYATFRIVTVDPEAHMDLYYESAGTIITLILFGKLLEAKTKGQTSSAIKKLIGLQPKKAKIIENGAEKEVLIEKLKVGDIVIVKPGEKIAVDGRIVEGATSVDESMLTGESLPVSKKIGDKVVGGSINKNGSIRFEATEIGKNTVLSQIIKLVEEAQGSKAPISRMADIVAAYFVPIVIGIAIITGIAWFLSGSGLVTALSFFIAVLVIACPCALGLATPTSIMVGTGKGAENGILIKSGEALETAHKIKTIVFDKTGTITKGKPVLTDLIAYGNYNENELLKITASVENDSEHPLAEAIVNEAKEKNIEIKPYEKFRAMPGYGIRATFEGKEVQIGNRKLMENRKINVEISQKDYDILSNEGKTPMYISIDNELAGLVAVADVIKETSKEAIEKLKKMGIKTIMLTGDNEKTAKFIAKQVGIDDVISEVLPYQKSQKVKELQEKDEFVAMVGDGINDSPALAQANVGIAIGNGTDVAIESADIVLIRNDLRDVAGAIALSKVTITNIKENLFWAFFYNVLGIPFAAGIFYAFFNGPKLDPMIAAFAMSFSSVSVLGNALRLKFFKVK; from the coding sequence ATGACAGAGAAAAATTATACAGTAACTGGAATGAGCTGTGCAGCTTGTGCTAATGCTGTGGAAAAGGCACTTAATAAAAATAATGATATTAACGCTTCGGTTAATATTGCAACTGAAAAATTGAATATTGAATATGATGAGAAAAAATATGATTTTGATAAAATTAGGGAAATAGTGAAGTCGGCTGGGTATGGGCTGGTTGAGGATATGACGGAAGATAAAAAGTTGGAACTTTATCAAGAAAAAATAACAAGTTTGAAAAATCGATTAATTTTGGCAATTATTTTTGTTGTTCCGCTTTTGTATATTTCGATGGGGCATATGCTTGGGGCAACACTTCCTGAATTTTTGAATCCCAAGGTAAATCCGCTTAACTTTGCGTTGGCACAGTTTGTGTTGACTTTGCCTATTATTTATGCTGGGAGAGATTTTTTTTCGCATGGATTTAAAAATTTAGTAAGAAAATCTCCAACAATGGATTCGTTAATTGCGATTGGAGCGACAGCGGCAGTACTCTATGGAATTTACGCCACTTTTAGAATTGTAACTGTAGATCCTGAAGCACATATGGATTTATATTATGAATCGGCTGGTACAATCATTACGTTAATCTTGTTTGGAAAACTGCTGGAGGCGAAAACAAAAGGGCAAACTTCATCGGCGATAAAAAAACTTATCGGACTTCAGCCTAAAAAAGCTAAAATCATTGAAAATGGAGCGGAAAAGGAAGTTCTGATTGAAAAATTGAAAGTTGGAGATATTGTAATTGTGAAGCCGGGAGAAAAAATTGCGGTGGATGGAAGGATTGTGGAAGGGGCGACTTCTGTTGATGAGTCAATGTTGACAGGAGAAAGTTTGCCGGTAAGCAAAAAAATTGGGGACAAGGTTGTTGGAGGAAGTATTAATAAAAATGGAAGTATCAGATTTGAGGCGACTGAAATTGGTAAAAATACAGTTTTGTCGCAAATTATAAAACTGGTTGAGGAGGCACAGGGATCAAAGGCTCCGATTTCTCGAATGGCAGATATTGTGGCGGCATATTTTGTACCAATTGTTATTGGGATTGCGATAATTACAGGAATTGCTTGGTTTCTGAGTGGAAGTGGATTGGTTACTGCGTTGTCGTTTTTCATTGCTGTACTTGTAATTGCGTGTCCGTGTGCATTGGGACTTGCAACACCTACATCGATAATGGTTGGAACTGGAAAAGGGGCTGAGAACGGTATTCTTATAAAAAGCGGGGAAGCTCTTGAAACAGCACATAAAATTAAAACTATTGTCTTTGACAAGACTGGTACGATTACGAAAGGAAAGCCTGTACTGACTGATTTGATTGCTTATGGAAATTATAACGAGAATGAATTGTTAAAAATTACTGCAAGTGTAGAAAATGATTCAGAGCATCCATTGGCAGAAGCAATCGTAAATGAAGCAAAAGAGAAAAATATTGAAATTAAGCCGTATGAAAAATTTAGGGCAATGCCAGGTTATGGTATTCGTGCTACATTTGAAGGCAAAGAAGTGCAAATTGGAAATAGAAAACTTATGGAAAATCGAAAAATTAATGTGGAAATTTCTCAAAAAGATTATGATATTCTGTCGAATGAAGGAAAAACACCAATGTATATTTCAATTGATAACGAATTGGCGGGACTTGTTGCAGTTGCAGATGTTATCAAGGAAACAAGTAAGGAAGCTATAGAAAAACTGAAAAAAATGGGAATTAAGACAATAATGCTAACTGGAGATAACGAAAAAACTGCGAAATTTATCGCAAAACAAGTGGGAATAGATGATGTGATTTCAGAAGTACTGCCTTATCAGAAATCTCAAAAAGTAAAGGAACTTCAAGAAAAAGATGAATTTGTTGCAATGGTTGGAGACGGAATTAACGATTCACCAGCACTGGCTCAGGCAAACGTTGGAATTGCGATAGGAAATGGAACGGATGTTGCGATAGAATCGGCTGATATTGTCTTAATTAGAAACGATTTGAGAGATGTTGCAGGTGCAATAGCATTAAGTAAAGTGACAATCACAAATATAAAGGAAAATCTGTTTTGGGCATTCTTTTATAATGTACTGGGAATTCCATTTGCCGCTGGAATATTTTATGCATTTTTCAATGGACCAAAATTGGATCCGATGATAGCGGCTTTTGCAATGTCATTTAGTTCAGTGTCTGTTTTGGGAAATGCTTTGAGATTGAAATTTTTTAAAGTGAAGTAA
- a CDS encoding type II toxin-antitoxin system death-on-curing family toxin, translated as MILLSKKQIIKLHSELVKEFGGIDGIRDKGLIESSISNVYQSYFGVEKYPTIEEKAARLCYSFIKNHAFLDGNKRIGIYVMMVLLELNGISLSCSDDELTELGLKIADSSIGYSEILEFIYRFQ; from the coding sequence ATGATTCTTTTGTCCAAGAAACAAATAATAAAACTTCATTCTGAATTAGTAAAAGAGTTTGGAGGAATTGACGGTATTAGGGATAAAGGTTTAATTGAGAGTTCGATAAGTAATGTTTATCAATCTTACTTTGGAGTTGAGAAATATCCAACAATAGAAGAAAAAGCTGCAAGATTATGTTATAGTTTTATCAAAAATCATGCTTTTTTAGATGGAAATAAGAGAATCGGAATTTATGTTATGATGGTTCTCCTTGAATTAAATGGAATTAGTTTAAGTTGTTCTGATGATGAACTTACAGAATTGGGATTAAAAATAGCAGATTCTAGTATAGGATATTCTGAAATTCTTGAATTTATCTATAGATTTCAATGA
- a CDS encoding FAD-dependent oxidoreductase, which produces MDFSLNLGALDEGKLVKIDENKLYDVTVIGSGPAAVSAAIYAARKGLNVAMVGVKIGGQVLDTNEIENIIGTVSTTGAKFAETLEKHLKEHEIAFKEGHLVKEIKEDGKDKLLMTDDGKSYKTKTVIVATGAKPRSLNIPGEAEYVEREFITARLRDGPFYKGLNVAVIGGGNSGVEAALDLSGIAKSVTLIEFMPELKADKVLQEKLAEQSNIKTILNSATVKVNGNEFVESIVYKSRETDEEKTLNVEGMFVEIGLSPRSEVVKDLVETNKIGEIVINPENNSTSVAGIFAAGDVTSIRQKQIIIAMGEGAKAALGAFEYLITKY; this is translated from the coding sequence ATGGATTTTAGCTTGAATCTTGGTGCTTTGGATGAAGGGAAACTGGTAAAAATTGATGAAAATAAACTTTATGATGTGACTGTGATTGGTTCTGGACCTGCGGCTGTTTCTGCGGCAATTTATGCAGCTAGAAAGGGTCTTAATGTGGCAATGGTTGGAGTGAAAATTGGAGGACAAGTTCTTGATACAAATGAAATTGAGAATATTATTGGAACTGTTTCGACAACTGGAGCTAAATTTGCAGAAACATTGGAAAAACATTTAAAAGAACATGAAATTGCATTTAAAGAAGGGCATCTAGTAAAAGAGATTAAGGAAGATGGAAAAGATAAACTTTTGATGACTGATGATGGAAAAAGTTATAAAACAAAAACAGTTATTGTAGCAACTGGAGCAAAACCTAGAAGTTTGAACATTCCAGGAGAAGCTGAATATGTTGAAAGGGAGTTCATTACTGCTCGACTTCGCGACGGACCTTTTTATAAAGGATTGAATGTAGCTGTAATTGGTGGAGGAAATTCAGGTGTGGAAGCGGCACTTGACTTGTCTGGAATCGCAAAATCAGTTACATTAATTGAATTTATGCCTGAATTAAAGGCGGATAAAGTTTTACAGGAAAAATTGGCTGAACAATCAAATATAAAAACTATTTTAAATTCCGCAACAGTTAAAGTAAATGGAAATGAATTTGTGGAAAGTATTGTTTATAAAAGTAGAGAAACTGATGAAGAGAAAACATTGAATGTGGAAGGGATGTTTGTAGAGATTGGACTGTCGCCAAGAAGCGAAGTTGTAAAAGACTTGGTTGAAACAAATAAAATTGGAGAAATTGTAATTAATCCTGAAAATAATTCAACTTCTGTAGCTGGAATCTTCGCAGCTGGAGATGTTACTAGTATCAGACAAAAACAAATAATTATCGCAATGGGGGAAGGTGCAAAAGCAGCACTTGGAGCGTTTGAATATTTAATAACAAAGTACTAA